From the Porites lutea chromosome 5, jaPorLute2.1, whole genome shotgun sequence genome, the window tcatactaaatgcaggaattgcaccggacgcgttctcgtccccagagtttttttttttttgaaaccgCGACAAGACATCGATCCCTTTTCAATATAGTCTTGCGACAAAGgtctgtattaaaaaaattaatactgttGTTGGAGGGCATGCAATGAATCATGctccctccacccccccccccccaaaaaaaaatgaatagaaaATATAAATCAATGTAGAAATGTTATCCACAGGTACACAAAGTGTAAATACAAGAGCTAATTTCAGCAAACTCTCACAGGTGAACCGCCTTTTCCCTAAATTTTGCGAGTAAACATGACATGTAACTCTATTAGCTTAAAACAAGCATTGACTCGTCTTTAGTTTCttcacagatttttttctgCGAAAACTCAACCCTACCCACCCACCCCCTATGGCAGGTCAAATGGTCCTCGCAGCTACCTGCTGAAACGCAATGATTATTCGGTTTGCTGAAAAGGGgatttttgtttcttccaaAGGACATGATGGGATTTAACCAGGCTGTTTAGGTGAccattatttttacattgctgAGGTATTTCAGATTCGATATACTCACCAAGGAGAGCATGTTACACTTGTAAAGTCaagcagtaaaagaaaaaaaggcaaagaacaaTCAGCCCGAGGTTTAGATGACCTTTAGTCAGGATCCTATAACTCCTGCTTCAGTATAAATTAACTTCGAATACAAGTGACGTGTTATTTCCAGTGGCCTAAGTCTTGTCCTATCAAGCGAAAATCAAAACGCGAGAAAATCAATTAAAGTTTCCCGCGGCTATTTCATTTATGCCAAGTTGCGCATTCGACCAATGAGCGTCCGGtgtattctcgttcccagagcccgtctttcttggtcacgtgctcTTTTGTTACAACTTAGAGTTGAGtgactctggggacgagaacgcgTCCGGTGCAATTCCTGCATTTAGTATGAACAGCGGTATCTGCAGGAATCGCACCGAGGTTCAGTCGGGTGCACGTGGACATTGAAGCTctgtttatggcttttcttcaatatgtaagtggtaaaatctaagatcaatgtggatgcagacaaaaggtttcatcttagaatcactcagtgaagttatccgatttgcgacagttgaacttcaacttcattagacattgactcttagcgagtcagccgacttcaaaagaatactgcactgtttgtctttgagaaatatttaatattatattgtattttcctgtggactgtctttttcgtgtaaaaaccattactcttgaaacggctaacgtaacgaattgtcacgtcatcgccactgacatactatttttatcttccaatcacaggtcggtgcaattcctgtatttagctgcTAGTATCGCAAGattagccgccatgtttgttgtttcccAGGCTTCCCCATGATTTTAGCACATGCGCGATTTGATTTACAATGTCACGTGCAGCTTTTCAACCaatagaaaattgtaaaatgaagttccgttgaatagttcaaattcacgcggacttcaCAAGCAACACAGCGATGCAAACAGAATATTTTCGTTACTTTCGGATAGATAGAAAGACTGTCTTTCAATAACACCCATGTTACTTTCGAGAGACAGTGATCAATTGCAAAATTCTTCACAAAAAGCATGTTTCCAAGTCAGCAACTCAGCTGGATTATTGCAGACAGGTATGTTCTTGATATCGTGGTTCGTTAACAGTAACAAGAGCTTACTTTGGTTTTCTAATAACTTTGGGTAAGCTTAAACCTTCAAAGATACATCTTAATTTAAGATGCATGCACAGATATGCCATTGattgattcctttttgtttactgcagaaaAAACTGTACTCTTTGTTGCAAATCGTCAATGGAATACTCTGAAAATTTTATGTACTGGCACTAGTAGGCTGTGGCAGACTTGTCAAGaccaatgttaaataaaataGGAGAAGAAATAGCATAAGTTTCCGATATGCATGCAATGTATACTACAAGTTGGAAGCAATTAAGTTTCCAGTTAATTTACAATGACTTGAGAGTTGAACTAAACCTATAAAATTTGAGTAGGTTTGTTTATTTGAGTTTCGATTCATAATATTCATACATCTGCAATAAGTTCAAAAATAAACGGCAGCTCTATCTAGTCTGATGTGTGGACCTTCAGTTCAGAAAGCTGTTCAGCCACTTTGAAAGAAGCAGTCAGttagcattatttttttccataaacatgcttgtatttttcaaagttgtttatttaCTTTGTCTTTTTACTGACATTGAGTGCTAGATTGCTTTTCTGTAACTTGGTATTCCTTAATAAGTGGAAATTGCAAATTGGCCACTATGTCATTTACtatcataattattacaatttatAAGAAATATCTCTAACCAAAAATTAGTATattattagttattttattgatgTAGGAATTAAAGGTATAAAAACTGAGCATGAtagaaagttttgtttttattattatccttCAGGCAATAAATATTGACAAATAAACAGGATTAGACATTGATGTTTCCATTAGCCTTATGTGCCGTTTTTGAGTAACTTAAATTTACATTTAAGTTCATTTTGGGACATGTGAGTCAGTTGAACTGAGTTTCACCGTGTTGATAATATGAAACCAATTTCCTTTGCCAATCAAAAATCCTATCCAGTTTGCTTTTCACTTTTTGCCAGTTTTATATAAATCAAGTTGCTCtgaaaataccataaaattataaataaaccaACAGATCAGGCTATAAACCTGAAGTTGTTTGTGACTATATGAAAACACAACCATGCATGCAGTTGACAGTACTTCAGACAAATTTATTGCAAGCAGAAAGtgcaaatgtaaatttgtttgtaaattgatCTAAGCTAGTTGATTTACTGAATATTTGCTTGTGAAACAACATACCCAATTTGTGTGAAGTGGTATGGGAAATtctaccctgcaagcagagttttctctcttgcatggctttgaGCGTTAAGGAAGTCGTTTGGGTGGCTTGTCTGTCgtgtagttggtttgtttacatgtaaacaaacctctgctcacagggtagtGAAATTCTATTGCCATTCATGATCTCCGATCTCTGAGGATTTACATGTGAAAGCTCATGTGAAACCCCATGTGAAGTGTATGTGAAAATAATGTGTGAATTGGTAGCATGTGAAATTCTAGATGTTTTGCCATTCATTGAGGATTAGGTACATGTGAAAGCCCATGTGAAACCCCATGTGAAGTGTATGAAAATATGTGTGAATTTAAATGAGGATTTACATGTGAAAGCCTGTGTGAAACCCCATGTGAAGTGTATGTGAAAATATGTGTGAAAGGGATGACGTCGCTTCACACCCTTTTCACATATATTTCACTATGCAAAATTTCACATGCACGTGAAATATGTGTGTGAAATGCATGTGAAAAGTGtgtgaaaaacatgtgaaaaaTGTGTGAAAGGAGTGTGAAAATAGGACATTTTTCACACGTTTTTCACATGGTGTTTCACATACATACTCCTAGTAGTGGGTACAGATCAATAATCACTAAAAAAAAGGATGGCAAACAAAGCGCTATAACATAAGACATAAGGCATAAGGTAGCGTTGTTTTAGTTAAGAGTGcaacaaaatggctgaacaTTTCACATGTTTCAAGACAAAGAAATACCCGAACTActgtctaaaaacatagcaagaacagcaagaatacAACTTGATGGATGgcatctgctatttgaagaatatctgctaGACTAAACATCCCTTAACATATCTTGACCTTGCTGAGAAACGGGCAAATAGAGATGGAAACTTGATTAAGGGCCATTCCGTTAATTATTTAATATACAACCTGGCCTTAGCTTAGCTTAGCTGAGACCCTCCAAaaatccatttttttgtttacctaTAGAGAAAATCTACTTCATCGAGAGgggggatgggggagggggataTTAAATTGCAGGCCCCAACATTGATAGAGGTAAAGCATGTTTTGGAGCAATTTCGGAATAGCCAGCCACTTGTTACAACACTTTAAAGAATGAAGCATACGACAGAATGGTTAAAGATGTACAGAAGTGGCCCAGTATTCTGTAATGTAGCCTatgttttatcttgtttttaaattaggaattattttcaaattatgaataacaaaacagttattGGCAAGGCCAAACACCCTTCTTgatctatttattatatagacaagagtgttttactggaaaatttaccactcgtaaaattcataaaaactacatctgggacccgagtggtttattttccataatctcaaatgtgagtttatcgatgacataatttcggtaatttccctctattattttatcgatgtctcaGTTTGgttttataataaaaagaacattacaaggaggcttgaagatatgaattttattttcttgtggcaaaaacaatattttacgaacgagcgcagcgagtgaggaaaatattgttttgccactccaAATTTTatattcatatcttcgcgccaccatgtaatatcctctatgtaattcttcagatcatactaTGCCTTATccaataataattgttaattattgcaaagttagaataataataataataataataataaaactttcaaATTGTGTGTAAAGGGAAAATGGCTATTATAACGTACATTTTCACACTTTTGGTGATATAAATTAAACCTCCTGAAACCAGTTTTTTATAGTCAATCGTTAAGTGTTCAgtagaaaacagaaaaagataACAGGCAGTGCTTTATTACAGTCTGGTACTTAATTGCATATGTAAATGTGGTCAAATGCAGGTTTACAGGGAGTAACCTTAGTATGCATGCAAAGAATTATGAAGGTATGACATAATACTTACCTCCAGGTCCTTGCATGACGTTTATATTCAAATTGGATGTGATACACGTAATTGGACATGGAACACCAGGTTTTAAATTGTTGAACAATGACGAAGGCTTTTCTGGTGAAACCTGTGATGTAGGATCTTGTAATGATCCAGCAACATCTACACCTGTTGAACCCTTACTGGTTGCATCTTGTTGATTATCTGTTGGaattaaaatcatattttatATATTAGAATTACATTAATAATTTCCTCAATAACATTGCCCATTCAAGCCTGTGGCTGTTTAGTTGTTGAACAATTAAAtgaagtacatgaaaagtttggcacTTGATCGTGAGTTAATAACAACAGATATTTCAATTTGGAATGATTCAGCAATCCTGTCTGCCAATGAGCCTTTATTGTAACAGCCTGAAGTACCGGTACTTGAGAATGTAACCTGTGACATTTTCCCCTTAAACTGCCTAGCTACGTACCTCAAATTTACTGTTTACTGATAAGTTAAGAATCTGAATTAGCTGGTATACTGTTAAAtttattaagtaatgatccgggtaaggtggaaAGCAATTCCTATTGTTATGCAGCAatgtgctttccccacatagcctgaatgttctcatttttacacagagaatgcataaacctacagaAAGGCCGTTTATGCAATATGTGTTTaaactccactttgaaagggtgttttttggTGTTAAAAGATTCTGACCAATCATAAGAGCtgcaaacaatagccaagaaaagtgtacaattttacatgttccccacataggatttctgtgTTATTCAGACTGAGATGAGATTTTGCTATATGGAAGTTTGCTGGAAAAGTAAGCATGAATATATTATACTGCTTTATTAAGTTTTCTTAACTCTtactgtttaagccaatcagaagtatagTGCAGAAAATAgcaaagttagcacctttttgcattccaacatgttcatAGCCATTGTTGCTTTACCTCTTATCTGGATCATTACTTTACAAGTATTGACCTgtatttgaatttcatttgGCTAATTAAATGTTCagcatcagaaaaaaaatttttgtggCAATAAGTAACCTAACAATTTATTAGGTTCAGGTTTAaagggagggggggcggggttaaaaaaaaaagtcaaaaaaaaaataaaaataaaaaagaagtcaCTCATGATAAACCACTTTTGACCAAGCCATCCGTGAGAACTTTTTCTCAATTTCCATAACTGACAGCACTTTTTGCAGCAAATGACATTTTTGATATAAGTTTATTGAACACTCAAACTTCATTTCAGACATATTTTTTAACAGTCTATTATTCACAAACTAAGGGCCCAttctcttttctttgttttgtgtaCACTTATAAGCTAGCCAGTATACTGACATTTAGTCACCATAACCCtgaataatgaaagaaaaacaacctCCCCCCTTGTGGATTTTGGAGGCTTTAGTTAAGCCCCAGAGATTCTGGATCCAAATAATTAAGGATAGACTTTAAGAAAAGTAATGATGAGAGGggggaaataattttttttttttttttgggggggggggggggggggcacttgagGGCAGTTTGGGTGTAGGTGAGCTGCCAAGGCtttcaaaccctgaccctgtttaagacaaaatctgttcattttgctaccctgtttaagacaagagactgTCTTTCATGACCCTGTTTGAGACTGTCACCCAAAAGCCCTGTTTAAGgagatattttctttttagataGTATAAAATACCATACAAAATggggaaaaatatatttatttcctttgttttgaagtcacatagaaaaatgtttttttgagaTTACTGAAGGAACaaaattagatttttttaaaagacttTGTTATTCAGGTAGACCCCACACCGCCAAAATTCACACCCTGTTGCAGGCTCCAGGTctaaaaagacaccctgttgaAGATGCTCAATAGTGAGATTATATACCCACACCCTGTTcagtggcacatacctgtataggccaaataagggagtgccccccccctTGCTAGCCAATAGACGCTCATCGGCAAAGGTCTTGTTGACAGAACCGGACATAGATCAcgctgtgaaagaaattttggggGCACGAGTCATCTACGTCTTCGCCTTTCTTCACCTTGCATGTTGAATTAGTGTAAGAAATAACAGCgagataaaaggaaaaaacgtctctttgatCAGCTAGATCGCTGCACATTTTGCCTTCTCAAATTTAcgctccaaaaaattcaactggcGTGAAAACTTTGGGAGCCGATATCAGTAGTGTgaccttcccagaatttttacctaggtaaaacaaaacccaaGATGAATTTACCTCGGgagatttttgatgaatttgccctaggtaaatcggttttacctaggtaaaagtctgtagtgtgaccacagctaaaTTATTCAGGCTCTCACAGCATGATCTGTGGTTAGTCTTCAATGACACAAAAAGACCTGCTGACTTGAACGTTATCCTGAAAACAATTCATGGATCTCgccccaaaatacgcctgctttgcaggctatgAAAAGTTGAAGCTACCATCTCTCAGACAGACAAAAACTTTTACAGGCAACCACTCACGGTGTATCAATATGGACAACATAGTAGTAATTACTATACCTTCTCCAAGGCTGCAATCATCTAGAGATAATGGAACAGTAGGTACACCATCATCAGAAAGGGTCTGGCCATCCAGCAAAGGTTGGTTGTCATTTCCTTGACTTGTGGAATCCTGCTGAGCATCCTTGAGCTTTTGGTTTTCAGGAGATAAAAGCACAGAACACGATTCACTGCCCCCAGAACCTGAAGTTAAGTTTGGCCTAGCTTCCTCATTGTTACTACATAGGAAACAAATAGTAGTTGATCctcttttcttaaaaatataaacaatagCCACCACAATGGTGAACATCAAAGCAACACCACAGCCTGATAGGGTAGCTACTTTCACGTATGAATCTTGTCCAATTCCTGAGTCATCACTTTCCTTGGTCTCTACCACAGCAACAGTTATTGAGGGATGTGAACCAGTTGAACTGGTGGCAGAAATACTTGGCTGATTATGGATGTGGCTGATACCTGTCTCAGTGATTGGTCTGGTTCTGGTGGGACTTGATTTCAAAGATATGAGTGATGGGGAAGCCAGAGGGGTAAAAAAAACATCTGTGGCATACGCACTAGCTCTGGAAATTGCCTGCACCATAGGAACACAGTGGATGTCTGTGCCCTCTAAAACAGTTGATGGGCATGGCACTGACAGTCTTTGTCCCTCAGGACATGGTGAGCATCGGAAACATGTCACACACTCCCCTGAAGAGCGGCTGATTACTTTTATGGCTGGGTCTGCACAGTCTTCCTTAATACATGATGATTGTACCCTGATGGACACCtgccaaaaaatacaaaataattattcttttctGGTTAAATGTTGGATTTTGTAAATCGAGCAACATTTGGACGACATCTCTGATACTTAATGAAAATAACGGCTGACTATTGGTTGAAATGTTGACCAATCTTGGTTGATTATGTTAGTCAACAACTGACAGTCAATTTATTGGCCAATATGTCGATCAATAGTTGTTTGACATGTTGAACGAGCATTGGCTGATATGACAACCAATAGTCAGTAAATAGTGGCAGAAGGTGTGATGACACATAATCAGTGGTCACTAACTGATCAATAAACCACTGACATTGGgttattccagaaaatatccataccctacCACGGGTGGCATGAGTATTTTAACCCCCCCTTGCCctcggaaattccaaaatgctTATCCCCCCCTTGCCCTCCGAATTCCAAAATCGCTAACCCCGCCTCTCCTCCGGAATTTTCCCCTTTGTTTCAGACCCTTTGGAATTCCTGTTCGTCTGCCTAAATCTTCAAACGAACGAGAAACTTGCACTTTTTCCCTCTGCAAAAGAATTCTGTTCACAATTTTTAGTCAGACGATCAAGCAACTCAAGTTTGTTAACGTTAGTACACCGTAGCTATTCCTTCTAAGCATTATCTTTAAGCTGCTTACCACCTAatagaactttttgttttccattcaaTACCGTCATATTTTCAGGAGTAGATCGTATTGATACCAGTGGACGCTGACAAGAGTAAAGTTTACGATCGATATTCGATATTATAATTTTTTGAGGTAAACCTCTCCCCGACTCGTCCAGTTCTATTGGCAAATATACGTCCGTTTAAGGATATCAGCTCCTGGAATAAATAGTTATTTCGAGGAAAAATAACTATTTAGAACTGAATGATCAAAACACTTGCGCATaaacagttttgaattaaaCAGCGCATAAAAAGGCACGCTGTCGGATTTTACTACCTTCATGTTGGCGTGAAAATCGGCGTGAAATACAAAAATCTGTCAGGCGTTCTATTTGGAAACGAGAGACTGGTGCGAGTTTTCAGCACGCAACAACACATCGTTGATCGACAATCGGCGAGAAACACCGActtggttatatttttattaatcagTTGACTAATTCATCAACTTTAAGGCCTTTTCGATGTGGAGCTTGCTGCACAACCCATCTGCTTACCCATCTGCATGAACGCATACTTCTTTCGTGGTCGGTTCGTGCTTCATTTACAAAATGGGAATGTTAACAGGTCAGCTATTTCAAGCGGAGCTTTCGCCGTCTTTCCTCTGGAAATTCACTGAATTCAGAGCTGAAACACCCCCCCATGCCTTTGGAATTCCAAACTGCGTTACTCCCCCACGTCTTCGGAATTCCAGTCCAAgaaacccccccccctccctcggAATTCCAAGATGCCGCCCGtggtatggtatggatattttctggaatcacccaTTTTATGGACACTGATCTACCATTATTTTTGCTGACTGTTCTCATGGAGTTTTGTTTCCTCTCTACTTAAATCTCTTCCTTTGTGTtagcttgaaaacaatttttaaggGACCTAGGTGACTTGAAACTGTATGCCCGAACTTTTCGTGACTGGTCACTACGCagtcaacattcctgaaatatttcaggcATACAAGAGTTTCCGAGTTTCGTAATTTATCATAGAGACCAAGCTGTATACTAAGTAATAATAATTCTAACATCAGTTGTTAATGTAGTAACGATttgaattaaaatgaaataatcttCCAGCAGTCATGATATCTAATCATAAAACCGAAAATTACtgataaacaatttaaaaaaatacggGAAAAGCTAGCAACAAACGGCAGTAAAAAAACTTGGCAAGCGATTTTTCCCCATGTGCGACTCGAAAGGACGGAAGAAATTGCGGTAAGATATTCCACTGAAGTTAGCGTCGTTGGGATATTTAACTAATGTTAGCCTCAGTACTGCTAAACAAAGTTATTTGTACCTTGATCACGGAAAGGAATCACGTTTGATGATAATAGTAGTTTCAATGTGGACTGTTCGCCAAAATTGTTACCACGAATACGAGGCTAACATGTGACGCATGATCTCGTCTGCCGTCAGAAAACTGCTACAGATCAGATCAAACTTGAATTTTTATTCTGATcaaaactgaaaattgaaaacgtCTAAAGCATAACGGATCACCTTAGGTAACCACGTGAAgcaaatttctttaaatttcatGGACTCGAAACTGACTGATTCGTACTGGGCGTCTGGgtatattacttctcaaactcattaataattcataaagaaaattcaaaggaaattaatgtttaatgagtgtttggatatcagatgaaaaactgctcatttttgcatccttaatttctctttcaaaaatgattttgtttgagaagaaatatcaaacattcgacacagtgtttcatcaccagatgaaacacctcgaagttcgtcaaaaatactccgctgcgcgtcgtattttcaactctcttctcggtgtttcatctggtgatgaaacactgcgtctcatgatTGATATATTACTTCGCAGCCAACAAAGGCTTCGAAATGTATCCTTACCGTGGACAGTTTTATTATACAGTGATTATAAAAAGTGTCCATAGCACATATTGTGTAAAATGAACAATCCATCTGCGTCAACTGAAAAGAACTTACCACAATCAACTGTAGAAGCAAAGCAAAACTTGTTCGTTCTGTTGTGATCGGTGCGAGTGAGCGTTTCATGGATCCCTGATCAACAtagagaaaaattaaatgatgcAAAGTTTATGTAATGAAGGAAATACATAAAAATGCGTCTTATCTTTGCAAGTCGCGAAGCTTTGATGCTATTTCTGTGTCAACCATCGCACGCGAGTGGAGGACCTCTAGGCTCAGTGTACTAACTCAGCCAAGTAACAAGAATTTCTCAAGTTTGCAAAGCAAAATACTAGatcagaaataaattttaaagcGTTTTTATATACTCACCTACTATCTGAGTACAGACACCTTCAAGAAGGCCAAAAAACACACCCGATTGCGAAAGAAACCTCTACAAGCAGACTCTAtcacgtctgcgtgggaggctattatAACGTCAAGAATATTCAGTTTTCAAACGCGACTGTTCTGGCATGGGGAATCCCCTAATGGAAATAACACTGTTATGGAATAATAAATTGTATAGGACTGGATGGTGGAACAGCGGAACACAGATGGCAAAAGGTCCGTATGGTTTTCGtccatttgaattttgattccaaattgaaaattgaaaatcaaaaattcacaatcgtgattttcaatgtttgatTCCACAAGAattgaaaatcacaaatttaaAATCTCAATTgtcaatttttgtttctaagaaacataaaatttcaatgtttagaaaatcaaaaattgaaaattgaaaatggtcAGTTGGTGGATTTCAAAACttgtttttaaggaaaaggaaaactaaacgatAATCTTCAATTTTGAGATTTTTGCTTGGTACCGAATTTCAATCTCCCATTCCATAGATTCCAgcttattaaaaattcaaacttgacaaAGCTATTCATGTGTAACGAAACCGCGGGAAAGAGTATCAATGATGATGAAATCCGAAATGTAAATCGTTTTTTGATTTTCGTTgtcgagaaaaacaaaaattgaaaacagaCCAAAtatctcaaccagcaggtgaaacacatcaacctgactctctccctgtaaagaactaagcgtcactcatttaactttgttttagtacgcaatattgacaacgcaatgtaacgaactttgtaagatcgcgcgcgctttaaattcaacggcgatttcaaaatatgtaacactgaagatgacggatgtaccgtcgaaacatgtctggaaaactaaagaaagttgttatgtttataagACCAAATATAACTGTGACGGGTGGGGGAGGGTAAAACCTGAAGTGGCGCGACTGCAAACAAGATGGCGGTCGTCTTGTAGTGAAGGAGTGTTCCATGTCTTCGTCGAGCCCTCTCTGGGGGAAGTGTAACGCCAACAGCAATCTAAAGCTTGCCGAGACGTTTTCAAAGAAATGATCTGAATGTTTTTTCATTGATAAGTATGCTTTTGTTGTAACCTTGCAGCATTATACGTACGCAACGCAGCTGGGCAGAGCGTTCCAGATCGGCTGCGAACTGTAAATCGAGgtcggactgcggactgcggactacggactacggaccacggactgcggatTGGGTATATATGAAATACGGACCAGGTATAAAATGCGAACTACGTGTTATGTTTTTAGTCTGATAATATTGTCACTCGACCCTAACCATGTATAACTCCTTTCACGTTGATGTTAAAGTGTCCCAACTTTTCTccacgaactcgcgcggaaacgcttgctacgcaggctagtgttTCATTAGAATCTTTTTGAGATTCGGAGTTGCAGGATAGAAAGTCGTTACAAACGGCAAAATCTTTTGTTTGGGGTTTATTTTATAAAGCCGCATTGCGCGATTCGAAGCGGAATTCGGCTAGGATTGTTTCCACAAGGTCGTGAGGGTAGCCTCGTTCTGTAAGGCGAGTTAAAAACTCTTTCTTCTTTAACTCCAGTTATCGGGAATTATTCCTTAACCGAGTTCGTTTTGAGTAAGTGCAAGGCTTTTCAATATACGTAGCCCTTCTTAACGATGACAGGGTAAAATGAGGAGAAATTCGCATATTAAAACGTTTTTGTCGGCTTAAATAATGTGTTTGAATTCAGTGGTCAAGGAAAACAATTTGTTTTGATGACAGTTCGTCAGTGTAAATTTTATTGTTGAGTAGAAAGAGTTCGCGaaatcaataaagttgttgatttcGGTCTCAGGAAGAGTCCACACTGAGAATATGTCATCAATAAATTTCTTCCAGCCGGAGAAATGGCTGTAAGAGCTCGCATGTAGTAGTTGTTTCTCAACGTGAGCCATGAAAATGACCGGGAAAGCAACCGCCATTTTGGTGGTCATTGTAATGCCGT encodes:
- the LOC140938860 gene encoding uncharacterized protein is translated as MKRSLAPITTERTSFALLLQLIVVSIRVQSSCIKEDCADPAIKVISRSSGECVTCFRCSPCPEGQRLSVPCPSTVLEGTDIHCVPMVQAISRASAYATDVFFTPLASPSLISLKSSPTRTRPITETGISHIHNQPSISATSSTGSHPSITVAVVETKESDDSGIGQDSYVKVATLSGCGVALMFTIVVAIVYIFKKRGSTTICFLCSNNEEARPNLTSGSGGSESCSVLLSPENQKLKDAQQDSTSQGNDNQPLLDGQTLSDDGVPTVPLSLDDCSLGEDNQQDATSKGSTGVDVAGSLQDPTSQVSPEKPSSLFNNLKPGVPCPITCITSNLNINVMQGPGASHDIFSAFDSRHQNAYDVHKQRVAKKWATLSQAEKYSTKMQEVPFRLYHKVCLELDIPRFDGKDVREFASNQDITVPECARLQQVAKVQNTTTTSIILLQTPGITVGEFVNIMK